Proteins encoded within one genomic window of Sulfurovum sp. XGS-02:
- a CDS encoding YMGG-like glycine zipper-containing protein, which yields MKILKIKSILVAISVAGLMSGCAQPGPKTQKGALIGAGTGAVVGAVSGRSVLKSAAVGTAIGAGVGYYEDTK from the coding sequence ATGAAAATATTAAAAATTAAAAGCATTTTAGTTGCTATTTCAGTTGCTGGATTGATGTCAGGATGTGCTCAACCTGGCCCAAAAACACAAAAAGGTGCTCTGATTGGAGCCGGTACAGGAGCAGTGGTTGGTGCTGTATCTGGACGTTCAGTACTTAAATCAGCAGCCGTTGGTACAGCTATAGGTGCAGGTGTTGGATATTACGAAGACACAAAATAA